The following proteins are encoded in a genomic region of Pseudodesulfovibrio mercurii:
- a CDS encoding LptA/OstA family protein, with the protein MLLMLALLLVPVRAQAQDWGEVREAMVNLNVRKAPAPGAEHVVTLAKGQRVRTDFPKDGWVAVFELGEKDRDLAKAVGYANAKYLKVVEETPAAPAPAPKADSGEGEVKAEVAETPPPAPVPVGVDPSRMPVRITSDRMTYDETGKVIAFVGNVVATHGELTLWADKLSAYLSARTDKKFSADSVDRIVAEGNVRAKKGTTEGTCGKLTYLVGPQLLKMERNPKLQDGPNSLTGEVINFHIKDDRSEVIGGEQRVKAIFMTPGNLKVQ; encoded by the coding sequence ATGCTGCTGATGCTGGCCCTGCTGCTGGTGCCGGTTCGGGCCCAGGCCCAGGACTGGGGCGAGGTGCGCGAGGCCATGGTCAACCTGAACGTGCGCAAGGCGCCCGCCCCGGGAGCGGAGCACGTGGTCACCCTGGCCAAGGGCCAGCGGGTGCGCACGGACTTCCCCAAGGACGGCTGGGTGGCCGTGTTCGAACTGGGTGAAAAGGACCGCGACCTCGCCAAGGCCGTGGGCTACGCCAACGCCAAGTATCTCAAGGTGGTCGAGGAGACGCCGGCCGCGCCCGCCCCGGCGCCCAAGGCCGATTCCGGCGAGGGCGAGGTCAAGGCCGAGGTGGCCGAAACCCCGCCGCCCGCCCCCGTCCCGGTGGGCGTGGACCCGAGCCGCATGCCGGTCAGGATCACCTCCGACCGCATGACCTACGACGAGACCGGCAAGGTCATCGCCTTCGTGGGCAACGTGGTCGCCACCCACGGCGAGCTGACCCTGTGGGCCGACAAGCTCTCGGCCTACCTCTCGGCCAGGACCGACAAGAAGTTCTCCGCCGACAGCGTGGACCGCATCGTGGCCGAGGGCAACGTCCGGGCCAAAAAGGGGACCACCGAGGGGACCTGCGGCAAGCTGACCTACCTGGTGGGTCCGCAGCTGCTCAAGATGGAGCGGAATCCCAAGCTTCAGGACGGCCCCAACTCCCTGACCGGCGAAGTCATCAACTTCCACATCAAGGACGACCGGTCCGAGGTCATCGGCGGCGAGCAGCGCGTCAAGGCCATCTTCATGACCCCCGGCAATCTCAAGGTGCAGTAG
- the lptB gene encoding LPS export ABC transporter ATP-binding protein, which yields MAEGLRATNLSKRYGQKEVVHGINIELNAREVVGLLGPNGAGKTTTFYMLVGIVQPNTGEVTLNGRPLTDKPLHERARMGVSYLPQESSIFRKLTVRQNLQIILEQTGLTSKQQRVRADELLEMFTITKLADQAAMFLSGGERRRLEIARALILAPQFILLDEPFAGIDPIAVIDIQEIISVLKSMEIGILISDHNVRETLNICDRAYLVYEGTVILEGGPDEIVKSSRARQIYLGEDFRL from the coding sequence ATGGCGGAAGGACTGCGTGCCACCAATTTGTCCAAGCGGTACGGCCAGAAAGAGGTCGTCCACGGGATCAACATCGAGCTCAACGCCCGCGAGGTGGTCGGCCTGCTCGGCCCCAACGGAGCGGGCAAGACGACCACGTTCTACATGCTCGTGGGCATCGTCCAGCCCAACACCGGCGAGGTCACCCTGAACGGGCGGCCGCTTACGGACAAGCCCCTGCACGAGCGCGCCCGCATGGGGGTCAGCTACCTGCCCCAGGAGAGCTCCATCTTCCGCAAGCTGACCGTGCGCCAGAACCTCCAGATCATCCTGGAGCAGACCGGCCTGACCTCGAAGCAGCAGCGCGTCCGGGCCGACGAGCTCCTGGAGATGTTCACCATCACCAAGCTGGCGGACCAGGCGGCCATGTTCCTGTCCGGCGGCGAGCGGCGCAGGCTCGAGATCGCCAGGGCGCTCATCCTCGCCCCCCAGTTCATCCTCCTGGACGAGCCCTTCGCGGGCATCGACCCCATCGCGGTCATCGACATCCAGGAGATCATCTCCGTGCTCAAGTCCATGGAGATCGGCATCCTCATTTCCGACCACAACGTCAGGGAGACGTTGAATATCTGCGACCGCGCCTACCTGGTCTACGAGGGCACGGTCATCCTGGAGGGAGGGCCGGACGAGATCGTCAAGTCCAGCCGCGCCCGGCAGATATATCTGGGCGAGGATTTCCGTCTCTGA
- a CDS encoding nucleoside deaminase — translation MPVAPPPPAGTTWRDLMDVAFGEACKAAQAGEAPVGAALFTPTGTLLASAHNRPIAAHDPTGHAEILCLREAARVLRNYRLPDTILAVTLEPCLMCTGALIHARVAGVVFAARDERAGALVSNMQGCALPFTNHRLWTVEGVMGNECSALLKRFFLERRK, via the coding sequence CTGCCCGTCGCGCCCCCGCCGCCCGCAGGAACCACCTGGCGCGATCTCATGGACGTGGCCTTCGGCGAGGCGTGCAAGGCGGCCCAGGCGGGCGAGGCCCCCGTGGGCGCGGCCCTGTTCACGCCCACCGGCACCCTGCTCGCCTCGGCCCACAACCGGCCCATCGCCGCCCACGACCCCACGGGCCACGCGGAGATTCTCTGCCTGCGCGAGGCGGCCCGCGTGCTGCGCAACTACCGGCTGCCGGACACGATCCTGGCCGTGACCCTGGAGCCCTGCCTGATGTGCACGGGCGCGCTGATCCACGCCCGGGTGGCCGGGGTGGTCTTCGCGGCCCGCGACGAGCGCGCCGGGGCCCTGGTCTCCAACATGCAGGGGTGCGCCCTGCCCTTCACCAACCACCGGCTGTGGACCGTGGAGGGTGTCATGGGCAACGAATGCTCGGCCCTGCTCAAGCGGTTCTTCCTGGAGCGGAGAAAATAG
- a CDS encoding KdsC family phosphatase, with protein MADATALARKIKLLVLDVDGVLTDGGLYYGDEGLLMKRFNVQDGLGIKMAQAVGLEIGVITGLNQRPVENRVRELGIKYYYAGHHRKVPLFEEMCEKAGVAPEEAAYMGDDWIDLAVMRRAGLALCVPNAVPEAVEAADWVSTRSGGHGAVREAIAFILEARGLKEQALKHWVD; from the coding sequence GTGGCTGACGCGACCGCGCTGGCGCGGAAGATCAAGCTGCTGGTGCTCGACGTAGACGGGGTGCTGACCGACGGCGGCCTGTACTACGGCGACGAGGGCCTCCTCATGAAACGCTTCAACGTGCAGGACGGCCTCGGCATCAAGATGGCCCAGGCCGTGGGCCTTGAGATCGGGGTCATCACCGGCCTGAACCAGAGGCCGGTGGAAAACCGCGTCCGCGAGCTGGGCATCAAGTACTACTACGCCGGACATCACCGCAAGGTCCCGCTTTTCGAGGAGATGTGCGAAAAGGCGGGGGTTGCCCCCGAGGAGGCCGCCTACATGGGCGACGACTGGATCGACCTGGCCGTCATGCGCCGCGCAGGGCTGGCCCTGTGCGTGCCCAATGCGGTGCCCGAGGCCGTCGAGGCCGCGGACTGGGTGTCCACCCGTTCGGGCGGACACGGCGCGGTCCGTGAAGCCATCGCCTTCATCCTCGAGGCGCGCGGCCTCAAGGAACAGGCCCTCAAGCACTGGGTGGACTAG
- a CDS encoding PTS sugar transporter subunit IIA: MVAQTDKKSGVIGVVLVTHGSFGETLLKAAEMVLGPQENCLAVGIDVNKGVDEALENVRKAIQSVEQGKGVMALTDLFGGSPTTMSLSLMKSENLEVITGVNLPMLVATLQARSLTLPDLAEKAMVAGQQGIKVAGAMLRKKATKK; encoded by the coding sequence ATGGTTGCACAGACTGACAAGAAATCCGGCGTGATCGGCGTGGTGCTGGTCACCCACGGCAGCTTCGGCGAGACCCTGCTCAAGGCGGCCGAGATGGTCCTGGGTCCCCAGGAGAACTGCCTGGCCGTGGGCATCGACGTGAACAAGGGCGTGGACGAGGCCCTGGAAAATGTGCGCAAGGCGATCCAGTCCGTGGAGCAGGGCAAGGGCGTCATGGCCCTGACCGACCTGTTCGGCGGTTCGCCCACGACCATGTCCCTGTCCCTGATGAAATCGGAAAATCTCGAGGTCATCACCGGCGTCAACCTGCCCATGCTCGTGGCCACCCTCCAGGCCCGCTCCCTGACGTTGCCCGACCTGGCCGAAAAGGCCATGGTGGCGGGGCAGCAGGGAATCAAGGTCGCCGGGGCGATGCTGCGCAAAAAAGCGACGAAAAAGTAG
- a CDS encoding PTS sugar transporter subunit IIA → MKLSDYLAKELILPELKSETKSDVLQELVAPLGEQYPEMDTDHAVRVLLDREGLGSTGIGDGIAIPHGKLEDLGKVIVVVGRSLKGVEFEALDHRPCTIFFLVLAPEQVAGMHLRVLAQISRLLKDEEFRKAFLSAEDVEGLWALLKSV, encoded by the coding sequence ATGAAACTCAGTGATTACCTGGCGAAGGAACTGATCCTTCCCGAGCTCAAGTCCGAGACCAAGTCGGACGTGCTGCAAGAACTCGTCGCCCCCCTGGGCGAGCAATATCCAGAGATGGACACGGACCATGCGGTCCGTGTCCTTCTCGACCGCGAGGGGCTGGGCTCCACCGGTATCGGCGACGGCATCGCCATCCCCCACGGCAAGCTTGAGGATCTGGGAAAGGTCATCGTGGTCGTGGGCCGCAGCCTCAAGGGCGTGGAGTTCGAGGCTCTCGACCACAGGCCCTGTACCATTTTCTTCCTGGTCCTGGCCCCGGAGCAGGTGGCGGGCATGCACCTGCGCGTCCTGGCCCAGATATCCCGTCTCCTCAAGGACGAGGAATTCCGCAAGGCGTTCCTGTCGGCCGAGGACGTCGAAGGGCTCTGGGCCCTCCTCAAGAGCGTGTAA
- the hpf gene encoding ribosome hibernation-promoting factor, HPF/YfiA family, which produces MNISFTFKNFEPSDHLKGYAEKRFEKVAKYVSDAEADLQVNLLVDKFRHKADVILNSDRIHISAYEDSEDMYSTIDMVLDKLEAQLRKMREKMKNRPRQASPNKLVQMNYLSYEDLASGSSPTIVGSDAYEPKPMSVEEAAMQLDARDKEFLVFLNAETDGVNVIYKRKNGDYGLIDPGN; this is translated from the coding sequence ATGAACATCAGCTTCACTTTCAAGAACTTCGAGCCTTCCGATCACCTCAAGGGGTATGCGGAAAAGCGTTTTGAAAAGGTAGCGAAATACGTTTCCGATGCGGAGGCAGATCTCCAGGTCAACCTGCTGGTCGATAAGTTCCGCCACAAGGCGGACGTGATCCTGAACTCGGATCGCATTCACATCTCGGCCTATGAAGACTCGGAAGACATGTACTCCACCATAGACATGGTCCTGGACAAGCTGGAAGCCCAGCTTCGCAAGATGCGTGAAAAGATGAAGAATCGCCCCAGGCAGGCGAGTCCCAATAAATTGGTGCAGATGAACTACCTGTCCTACGAGGACCTTGCTTCCGGTTCGTCGCCCACCATCGTCGGCAGCGATGCATACGAGCCCAAGCCCATGTCCGTGGAAGAGGCCGCCATGCAGCTTGATGCCCGCGACAAGGAATTCCTGGTCTTCCTCAACGCGGAGACCGATGGCGTCAACGTTATCTACAAGAGAAAGAACGGCGATTACGGCCTCATAGACCCCGGTAACTAA
- the rapZ gene encoding RNase adapter RapZ, which produces MTSTNPFPVVIVTGLSGSGKSTALKVFEDLGFFCIDGLPSEMSPKLAELILTFDTKYRGMALGMDLRQFEFVDGWGKALEGFAELGITPQVLFLEAKMAELVRRYATTRRPHPLESRNLGLEAALEMEKKLLAPVRSGAALVLDTTDYSIHDLRRVIQTKWSALEDVGLGMRVHIITFGFKYGVPSEADLVFDLRFLPNPYFDKSLRSLSGLDKAVSDYVLDNPTGQGFIRRFHDFLLYLLPLYAEEGRYRITLALGCTGGRHRSVSVAESVLATLKEKGYTVSIEHRHMELG; this is translated from the coding sequence TTGACCTCGACCAATCCCTTTCCCGTGGTGATCGTCACCGGACTTTCCGGGTCCGGCAAGAGCACCGCCCTCAAGGTCTTCGAGGACCTGGGATTTTTCTGTATCGACGGGCTGCCCTCCGAGATGTCGCCCAAGCTGGCCGAGCTCATCCTGACCTTCGACACCAAGTACCGCGGCATGGCGCTCGGCATGGACCTGCGCCAGTTCGAGTTCGTGGACGGCTGGGGAAAGGCCCTGGAGGGGTTCGCCGAGTTGGGCATCACCCCGCAGGTCCTCTTTCTCGAGGCCAAGATGGCCGAACTGGTCCGCCGCTACGCCACCACCCGCCGTCCCCATCCGCTGGAGAGCCGCAACCTCGGCCTGGAAGCGGCCCTGGAGATGGAGAAGAAGCTCCTGGCGCCTGTCCGCTCGGGCGCGGCCCTGGTCCTGGACACCACGGACTACTCCATCCACGACCTGCGCCGGGTCATCCAGACCAAGTGGTCGGCCCTGGAGGACGTGGGGCTGGGCATGCGGGTGCACATCATCACCTTCGGCTTCAAGTACGGCGTGCCGTCCGAGGCGGACCTGGTCTTCGACCTCCGCTTCCTGCCCAATCCATATTTCGACAAGTCCCTGCGCTCCCTGTCCGGCCTGGACAAGGCCGTGTCCGACTACGTCCTGGACAATCCCACGGGGCAGGGCTTCATCCGGCGGTTCCACGATTTTCTGCTCTATCTTCTGCCTCTGTACGCCGAGGAAGGGCGCTACAGGATCACCCTGGCCCTGGGCTGCACCGGCGGCCGCCACCGGTCGGTTTCCGTGGCCGAGTCGGTACTGGCAACCCTGAAGGAAAAGGGGTATACGGTTTCGATCGAACATCGACACATGGAACTCGGATAG
- the lptC gene encoding LPS export ABC transporter periplasmic protein LptC — MRGRPALVLFVIFGLGLLLGLAVNSLFFSDPILENADTAAKPAVSREDMFADADVSAEDIELVQGKQGSLSWKLLAKSAKYNQELGIIAVDFPQLTAFFGADRQEVYVQADRGEVDQENDNLSLYDGVSGRFGNLALDAQYLDYVGAIGKVYLKGGVTVRRPDMTVQAKAMEIDLVTRQLVAAGGVEALLAPEGLGKSPLIENKE; from the coding sequence ATGAGAGGGCGCCCCGCTCTGGTTCTGTTCGTCATCTTCGGTCTCGGCCTGCTTCTCGGCCTGGCCGTGAACTCCCTCTTCTTTTCCGATCCCATCCTGGAGAACGCGGACACCGCCGCCAAACCGGCCGTGTCCCGCGAGGACATGTTCGCCGACGCCGACGTCTCGGCCGAAGACATCGAGTTGGTCCAGGGCAAGCAGGGGAGCCTGTCCTGGAAGCTGCTGGCCAAGAGCGCCAAGTACAACCAGGAACTCGGCATCATCGCCGTGGACTTTCCCCAGCTGACCGCCTTTTTCGGCGCGGACCGCCAGGAGGTCTACGTCCAGGCCGACCGCGGCGAGGTGGATCAGGAGAACGACAACCTGTCGCTCTACGACGGGGTCAGCGGCCGGTTCGGCAATCTGGCCCTGGACGCCCAGTACCTTGATTATGTGGGCGCAATCGGTAAGGTGTACCTCAAGGGCGGCGTCACCGTGCGCCGACCGGACATGACCGTCCAGGCCAAGGCCATGGAGATCGACCTGGTCACGAGACAACTGGTGGCCGCGGGCGGGGTGGAAGCCCTGCTGGCCCCCGAGGGGCTGGGAAAGAGCCCTTTGATCGAAAACAAGGAATAA
- the kdsA gene encoding 3-deoxy-8-phosphooctulonate synthase — protein sequence MADLYQASRSGPFILAGPCAIESRETALQTADVLAGLASKLGLPIVYKSSFDKANRTSLTSFRGPGMEEGLAILAEVKAATGLPVVTDIHHPEQAAPVAEVADVLQIPAFLCRQTDLLMAAARTGRVVNVKKGQFLAPWDMKNVVEKLRAAGNDRIWLTERGSTYGYNNLVVDMRSIPQMQAFGVPVIMDATHSVQLPGGLGGASGGQREYVPVLASAAVAAGVDGVFMEVHPDPDRALCDGPNSLPLNQVEGLLNRLLALWEVVRG from the coding sequence ATGGCAGACCTTTATCAAGCCAGCAGGTCCGGCCCGTTCATTCTGGCCGGACCCTGCGCCATTGAAAGCCGGGAGACCGCGCTTCAGACCGCCGACGTCCTCGCCGGGCTGGCCTCGAAGCTCGGCCTCCCCATCGTCTACAAGAGCTCCTTCGACAAGGCCAACCGGACCTCCCTGACCAGCTTCAGGGGACCGGGCATGGAGGAGGGGCTCGCCATCCTGGCCGAGGTCAAGGCGGCCACGGGGCTGCCTGTGGTCACGGATATCCACCATCCGGAACAGGCCGCGCCCGTGGCCGAGGTGGCCGATGTCCTCCAGATCCCGGCCTTTCTCTGCCGCCAGACCGATCTGCTGATGGCCGCCGCCCGCACCGGCAGGGTGGTCAACGTCAAGAAGGGCCAGTTCCTGGCCCCCTGGGACATGAAGAACGTGGTCGAAAAGCTCCGCGCGGCGGGCAACGACCGCATCTGGCTGACCGAGCGCGGCTCCACCTACGGCTACAACAACCTGGTGGTGGACATGCGTTCCATCCCGCAGATGCAGGCCTTCGGCGTGCCGGTGATCATGGACGCCACCCACTCGGTGCAGCTGCCCGGCGGACTGGGCGGGGCCTCGGGCGGGCAGCGCGAATACGTCCCGGTCCTGGCCTCGGCCGCCGTGGCCGCGGGCGTGGACGGCGTGTTCATGGAGGTTCATCCCGACCCGGACAGAGCCCTGTGCGACGGCCCCAACTCCCTGCCGCTCAATCAGGTGGAGGGGCTGCTCAACCGGCTCCTGGCCCTGTGGGAGGTCGTCCGTGGCTGA
- a CDS encoding phosphoribosylformylglycinamidine synthase subunit PurQ, with product MARVNALVITGYGTNCEKESAYALREAGADHADIVYFSDLAAGHVRMDDYNYLLCPGGFLDGDDLGAAQAAALRWRWSNDADGKPVLDQLKAFFDKGGIILGICNGFQLLCKLGLLPAVGGRYFERQVSLSYNDSGRFEDRWVRLKTNPASPCVFTKGIDYLDVPIRHGEGKIIPMDENIFRALQDDNLIAVQYVHPETREVTLEYPYNPNGSPLGIAGLTDPTGRILGLMPHPEAYNHKTNHPSWTRGTDPDIPLGLTMLEAGVRYLKDR from the coding sequence ATGGCCCGCGTCAACGCACTCGTCATCACCGGATACGGCACCAACTGCGAAAAGGAATCCGCCTACGCCCTGCGGGAAGCGGGCGCGGATCATGCCGATATCGTTTATTTTTCCGACCTCGCAGCGGGCCATGTCCGCATGGACGACTACAATTACCTGCTCTGCCCCGGCGGATTTCTCGACGGCGACGACCTGGGCGCGGCCCAGGCGGCGGCCCTGCGCTGGCGGTGGTCCAACGACGCGGACGGCAAGCCCGTTCTGGATCAGCTGAAGGCCTTTTTCGACAAGGGCGGCATCATCCTCGGCATCTGCAACGGCTTCCAGCTGCTGTGCAAGCTCGGCCTGCTTCCGGCCGTGGGCGGGCGCTACTTCGAACGCCAGGTGTCCCTGTCCTACAACGACTCCGGCCGGTTCGAGGACCGCTGGGTGCGGCTCAAGACCAACCCGGCCTCGCCCTGCGTGTTCACCAAGGGCATCGACTACCTCGACGTGCCCATCCGCCACGGCGAGGGCAAGATCATCCCCATGGATGAAAACATCTTCCGGGCCCTGCAGGACGACAATCTCATCGCGGTGCAGTACGTCCACCCCGAGACCCGCGAAGTGACCCTGGAGTACCCCTACAATCCCAACGGATCGCCGCTCGGCATCGCCGGGCTGACCGACCCCACCGGGCGCATCCTGGGCCTCATGCCCCACCCCGAGGCGTACAATCACAAGACCAACCATCCGTCCTGGACCCGGGGCACCGACCCGGACATCCCGCTCGGCCTGACCATGCTCGAAGCCGGGGTGCGCTACCTGAAGGACAGGTAG
- a CDS encoding CTP synthase: MKTKFIFITGGVLSSLGKGLAAASIGALLQARGLKATIQKLDPYINVDPGTMNPFQHGEVYVTDDGAETDLDLGHYERYLGTALSQQNNYTSGSIYYSVIQKERRGDYLGGTVQVIPHITDAIKEAVINLPNGEDVALIEIGGTVGDIEGQPFLEAIRQLKNDLGKENVLFIHLTLVPYIKAAGELKTKPTQHSVKELRSVGIQPDIIIARSEVRLPDDLKKKIALFCDVDQDAVFTGVDVDNIYKVPLEFYNEGVDQKIAILLKLPAKNAELTPWENLVHALDNPKGSVKIGIVGKYVDLTEAYKSLHEALIHGGVANEVKVELEYVNSEKVTPANVDKKLKGLDGILVPGGFGSRGIEGKILSIKYARENKVPFFGICLGMQCACIEFARNVIGLEGANSEEFDKTTPHNIIYLMKEWFDFRTKKTETRCEESEKGGTMRLGSYPCKLKKDTKAFEAYKAVNIDERHRHRFEYNNKYIEQFEQNGMVLSGTAPDESLVEIVELPGHPWFLGCQFHPEFKSNPMHPHPLFREFIRAAKDEKAKMAKK, encoded by the coding sequence ATGAAAACCAAGTTCATATTTATTACCGGTGGTGTTCTTTCCTCCCTGGGCAAGGGTCTGGCCGCGGCATCCATCGGGGCACTCCTCCAGGCCCGCGGCCTCAAGGCGACCATCCAGAAACTCGATCCCTACATCAACGTTGACCCCGGCACCATGAACCCCTTCCAGCACGGCGAGGTCTACGTCACCGACGACGGCGCCGAAACCGACCTCGACCTCGGCCACTACGAGCGCTATCTCGGCACGGCCCTGAGCCAGCAGAACAACTACACCTCCGGTTCCATCTACTATTCCGTCATCCAGAAGGAGCGCCGCGGCGACTACCTGGGCGGCACCGTGCAGGTCATCCCGCACATCACCGACGCCATCAAGGAGGCGGTCATCAACCTGCCCAACGGCGAGGATGTGGCCCTGATCGAGATCGGCGGCACCGTGGGCGACATCGAGGGCCAGCCGTTCCTGGAGGCCATCCGCCAGCTCAAGAACGACCTGGGCAAGGAGAACGTTCTGTTCATCCACCTGACCCTGGTGCCGTACATCAAGGCCGCGGGCGAGCTGAAGACCAAGCCCACCCAGCACTCGGTCAAGGAACTGCGCAGCGTGGGCATCCAGCCCGACATCATCATCGCCCGCTCCGAGGTGCGCCTGCCCGACGACCTCAAGAAGAAGATCGCCCTGTTCTGCGACGTTGACCAGGACGCCGTGTTCACCGGCGTGGACGTGGACAACATCTACAAGGTGCCGCTGGAATTCTACAACGAGGGCGTGGACCAGAAGATCGCCATCCTGCTCAAGCTGCCCGCCAAGAACGCCGAGCTGACCCCCTGGGAGAATCTCGTCCATGCCCTGGACAACCCCAAGGGCTCGGTCAAGATCGGCATCGTCGGCAAGTACGTGGACCTGACCGAGGCCTACAAGAGCCTGCATGAGGCCCTCATCCACGGCGGCGTGGCCAACGAGGTCAAGGTGGAGCTCGAATACGTCAACTCCGAGAAGGTCACCCCGGCCAACGTGGACAAGAAGCTCAAGGGACTGGACGGCATCCTGGTGCCCGGCGGGTTCGGCTCGCGCGGCATCGAGGGCAAGATCCTGTCCATCAAGTACGCCCGCGAGAACAAGGTTCCCTTCTTCGGCATCTGCCTGGGCATGCAGTGCGCCTGCATCGAGTTCGCCCGCAACGTCATCGGCCTGGAAGGGGCCAACTCCGAGGAGTTCGACAAGACCACCCCGCACAACATCATCTACCTGATGAAGGAGTGGTTCGACTTCCGGACCAAGAAGACCGAGACCCGCTGCGAGGAGTCCGAAAAGGGCGGCACCATGCGGCTCGGCTCCTACCCGTGCAAGCTCAAGAAGGACACCAAGGCCTTCGAGGCCTACAAGGCCGTGAACATCGACGAGCGGCACCGCCACCGGTTCGAGTACAACAACAAGTACATCGAGCAGTTCGAGCAAAACGGCATGGTCCTGTCCGGCACCGCCCCGGACGAGTCCCTGGTGGAGATCGTGGAGCTGCCCGGCCATCCCTGGTTCCTGGGCTGTCAGTTCCACCCGGAATTCAAGTCCAATCCCATGCACCCGCACCCGCTGTTCCGGGAGTTCATCCGGGCCGCCAAGGATGAGAAGGCCAAGATGGCCAAGAAGTAG
- the rpoN gene encoding RNA polymerase factor sigma-54: MGLELRQQLKLSQQLVMTPQLQQAIKLLQLSRLELLETVQQELLENPFLDETETETEVPDKAEVLTESQAEEELVRNADWENYLGEFSSTSKQALSRDLEMPEEGMSFEARLASKPSLEGHLNWQMRLSSFTEHELAIGDVILGNLDSNGYLQASMEELTAMVQATPEEVESVLTRIQHLDPVGVGSRTPQECLLVQMEVLGYDDPTLISLVRDHLEDLEKNRYKPLARKFKISMEDLKAYLDLIQTLDPMPGANFSSTEPHYVSPDVFVYKYGEDFVIILNEDGMPRLQMNTFYMDSMKGAADKEKEYFQEKMRSAAWLMKSLYQRQRTLYKVVESIVGFQRAFFEEGVTKLKPLILKEVAEDIEMHESTVSRITTNKYVSTPHGIFELKFFFNSALDLNDGSQVGSESVKALIKQMIADEDTKKPLSDERIGEILQEKLEVNIARRTVAKYRSAMGIASSSKRKQYF; the protein is encoded by the coding sequence ATGGGATTGGAACTTCGGCAACAGCTCAAGCTCTCACAGCAACTGGTCATGACGCCCCAGTTGCAGCAGGCCATCAAGCTGCTGCAACTTTCGCGGCTTGAACTGCTGGAGACGGTGCAGCAGGAATTGTTGGAGAATCCTTTCCTGGACGAGACCGAGACCGAGACCGAGGTCCCGGACAAGGCGGAGGTCCTGACCGAATCCCAGGCCGAGGAGGAACTGGTCCGCAACGCGGACTGGGAGAACTACCTCGGCGAATTCTCCTCCACCTCCAAGCAGGCCCTGTCCCGCGACCTGGAGATGCCGGAGGAGGGCATGTCCTTCGAAGCCCGCCTGGCCTCCAAGCCCTCCCTGGAAGGGCATCTCAACTGGCAGATGCGCCTGTCCAGCTTCACCGAGCACGAACTGGCCATCGGCGACGTCATCCTCGGCAATCTCGACTCCAACGGCTACCTCCAGGCCTCCATGGAGGAACTGACCGCCATGGTCCAGGCCACCCCGGAGGAGGTCGAGTCCGTCCTGACCCGCATCCAGCATCTCGACCCCGTGGGCGTCGGCTCCCGCACCCCGCAGGAGTGCCTGCTGGTCCAGATGGAGGTCCTGGGCTACGACGATCCGACGCTCATCTCCCTGGTGCGCGACCACCTGGAGGACCTGGAGAAGAACCGCTACAAGCCCCTGGCCCGCAAGTTCAAGATCTCCATGGAGGACCTCAAGGCCTACCTGGACCTGATCCAGACCCTCGACCCCATGCCGGGCGCCAATTTTTCCAGCACCGAACCGCACTATGTCAGCCCCGACGTCTTCGTCTACAAGTACGGCGAGGACTTCGTCATCATCCTCAACGAGGACGGCATGCCCCGCCTTCAGATGAACACCTTCTACATGGATTCCATGAAGGGCGCGGCCGACAAGGAGAAGGAATATTTTCAGGAAAAGATGCGTTCCGCCGCATGGTTGATGAAAAGTCTGTACCAGCGGCAGCGAACCCTGTATAAAGTAGTCGAAAGCATTGTCGGCTTCCAGAGGGCCTTCTTCGAGGAAGGCGTGACGAAACTCAAACCCCTGATCCTCAAGGAGGTGGCGGAAGACATCGAGATGCACGAGTCCACCGTGAGCCGAATCACGACCAACAAGTATGTTTCGACCCCTCACGGCATCTTCGAGCTGAAGTTCTTCTTCAACTCGGCCCTGGACCTGAACGACGGTTCCCAGGTGGGTTCGGAGAGCGTCAAGGCGCTCATCAAGCAAATGATCGCAGACGAAGACACGAAGAAACCGCTCAGCGACGAGCGCATCGGCGAGATCCTCCAGGAAAAGCTGGAAGTGAACATCGCCCGGCGTACGGTCGCCAAATACCGCTCGGCAATGGGCATTGCTTCGTCTTCAAAACGCAAGCAGTACTTCTAG